A genomic stretch from Croceibacterium aestuarii includes:
- a CDS encoding cupin domain-containing protein: MPRLDTHPIHLGLGASAVEEPEFPRDERAMQWYADYAERHADDGDEARIVAMYTFTESWPMWEMHPAGGEVVLCTAGEMTLHQEFVDGSTATVTIGPGEYVINPPGAWHTADIDGEATALFITAGIGTQHRPR; the protein is encoded by the coding sequence ATGCCGCGGCTCGACACCCACCCGATCCATCTCGGCCTCGGCGCGAGCGCGGTCGAAGAGCCGGAATTCCCGCGCGATGAGCGGGCGATGCAATGGTACGCCGATTACGCGGAGCGTCACGCAGACGACGGCGACGAGGCGCGGATCGTGGCGATGTACACGTTCACCGAGAGCTGGCCGATGTGGGAAATGCACCCGGCCGGCGGCGAGGTTGTGCTGTGCACCGCGGGCGAAATGACGCTCCACCAGGAATTCGTCGACGGCTCGACCGCCACAGTCACCATCGGCCCGGGCGAATACGTCATCAATCCGCCCGGCGCATGGCACACCGCCGACATCGACGGCGAAGCGACTGCGCTGTTCATCACCGCCGGCATCGGAACGCAGCACCGCCCCCGCTGA
- a CDS encoding aminopeptidase P family protein: MLMQTHEARLDALRKELGKRGLDGFVIPISDEHMSEYVGGYAQRLAWLTGFGGSAGTAVVLKDKAAMFVDGRYTVQVREQVDGKLYEYQSIMDTSPADWLKANAPEGAKIGYDAWLHSRGWAQGTASALEKIGGELVAVDSNPVDAVWADRPDPSAAVAVIHTDDNAGRSSAEKRAEVADWMKSEGIDATVISALDSIAWLLNIRGEDVERTPVALSYVIAHDDGTAELFIAPEKVTPELTKHLGNAVTLRPRLDFENALGELAGKKVAVDPNFGVAAIFQALENAGAATVAVRDPTILPKAIKNPIEQQGHRDAQARDGAAVTRFLRWLETEAPKGGETELSAAAQLQAFREETGLLKDNSFDTISAAGPHAAIPHYRVDEDSNLPIEPGSVFLCDSGGQYCDGTTDITRTVWIGPGEPSHEQKDRYTRVLKGHIALARQTFPQGTSGMQLDTIARQFLWQAGVDYAHGTGHGVGSFLGVHEGPQRIAKPRGGQAGTDQELMAGMILSNEPGYYKAGDFGIRIENLVLVEERDIPGMEGAWLGFETLTLVPIDRTLVDLDMLTGEEVEWWNEYHARVLEVLAPQLAGEDLAWLEAACEPI; the protein is encoded by the coding sequence ATGCTGATGCAAACCCACGAAGCCCGGCTGGACGCGCTGCGCAAGGAACTCGGCAAGCGCGGGCTCGACGGCTTCGTCATCCCGATTTCCGACGAACACATGAGCGAATACGTCGGCGGCTACGCCCAGCGCCTCGCCTGGCTGACGGGCTTCGGCGGCTCGGCGGGTACGGCCGTCGTCCTCAAGGACAAGGCGGCCATGTTCGTCGACGGGCGCTACACCGTGCAGGTGCGCGAGCAGGTCGACGGCAAGCTCTACGAATACCAGTCGATCATGGACACCAGCCCGGCCGACTGGCTCAAGGCCAATGCGCCCGAGGGCGCGAAGATCGGCTACGACGCCTGGCTGCATTCGCGCGGCTGGGCCCAGGGAACGGCGAGCGCACTCGAGAAGATCGGCGGCGAACTCGTCGCGGTCGACAGCAACCCGGTCGATGCCGTATGGGCCGATCGGCCCGACCCCTCCGCCGCGGTCGCGGTCATCCACACCGACGACAACGCCGGCCGCTCCAGCGCCGAGAAGCGCGCCGAGGTCGCCGACTGGATGAAGTCCGAAGGGATCGATGCAACGGTCATCAGCGCGCTCGATTCGATCGCCTGGCTGCTCAATATCCGCGGAGAAGACGTCGAGCGCACCCCGGTCGCGCTGTCCTACGTCATCGCCCATGACGATGGCACCGCGGAGCTCTTCATTGCGCCCGAAAAGGTCACCCCCGAGCTGACCAAGCATCTCGGTAACGCGGTGACGCTCCGCCCGCGGCTCGATTTCGAGAACGCGCTCGGGGAACTCGCCGGCAAGAAAGTCGCGGTCGATCCCAACTTCGGCGTCGCGGCAATTTTCCAGGCGCTCGAGAACGCCGGGGCGGCCACCGTCGCGGTCCGCGATCCGACGATCCTTCCCAAGGCGATCAAGAACCCCATCGAACAGCAAGGCCATCGCGATGCCCAGGCGCGCGACGGGGCGGCCGTGACCAGGTTCCTCCGCTGGCTCGAGACCGAGGCGCCCAAGGGCGGCGAGACCGAGCTCAGCGCCGCGGCGCAGCTGCAGGCGTTCCGCGAGGAGACCGGACTGCTCAAGGACAATTCGTTCGACACCATTTCCGCCGCCGGCCCGCATGCCGCAATCCCGCACTACCGGGTCGACGAGGACAGCAACCTGCCGATCGAACCCGGCAGCGTGTTCCTGTGCGATTCGGGCGGCCAGTACTGCGACGGGACGACCGACATCACCCGCACGGTGTGGATCGGCCCGGGCGAGCCGTCGCACGAACAGAAGGATCGCTACACCCGGGTGCTCAAGGGCCACATCGCGCTGGCCCGGCAGACCTTCCCGCAGGGGACCAGCGGGATGCAGCTCGACACCATCGCCCGGCAGTTCCTGTGGCAGGCGGGCGTCGATTACGCGCACGGCACCGGCCACGGCGTGGGCAGCTTCCTCGGCGTGCACGAAGGCCCGCAACGCATCGCCAAGCCGCGCGGCGGACAGGCCGGCACCGATCAGGAGCTGATGGCCGGGATGATCCTCTCCAACGAACCGGGCTACTACAAGGCCGGCGACTTCGGGATCCGTATCGAAAACCTCGTGCTGGTGGAGGAACGCGACATCCCTGGCATGGAAGGCGCTTGGCTCGGCTTCGAAACGCTGACGCTGGTCCCGATCGACCGCACCTTGGTCGATCTCGACATGCTGACCGGCGAAGAGGTCGAGTGGTGGAACGAATACCATGCCCGCGTGCTCGAAGTGCTCGCGCCGCAACTCGCGGGAGAGGATCTGGCGTGGCTGGAGGCGGCCTGCGAGCCGATCTGA
- the ald gene encoding alanine dehydrogenase has translation MRIGCPKEIKNREYRVGLTPESAKELVTHGHEVWIESGAGLGIGASDAEYRAAGGVIKDGPESLFAECDMIVKVKESQAGERAMLRQGQILYTYLHLAPDPEQTADLVKSGCTAIAYETVTGPGGSLPLLKPMSQVAGRMSIQAGATALEKAHGGRGVLLGGVPGVLPGKVVILGGGVVGFNAAQMAAGLGGDVVIMDRNPEVLEKVGTHFEARASTRFSNKANLEEAVAEADLVIGAVLIPGAAAPKLVTREMLGTMKSGAVLVDVAIDQGGCFETSHATTHDDPTYVIDDVVHYCVANMPGAVSRTSTYALNNVTLPHALRIADLGWKEAMRQDPHLAQGLNVHAGRVTYPAVAEELGYDLLPIEEAIA, from the coding sequence ATGCGCATCGGTTGCCCGAAGGAAATCAAGAACCGCGAATACCGGGTGGGTCTGACGCCCGAGAGCGCCAAGGAGCTGGTGACGCACGGCCACGAAGTGTGGATCGAGAGCGGCGCGGGACTCGGCATCGGCGCAAGCGACGCCGAATACCGGGCCGCCGGGGGGGTCATAAAGGACGGGCCCGAAAGCCTCTTCGCAGAGTGCGACATGATCGTGAAGGTCAAGGAGTCCCAGGCCGGCGAACGCGCGATGCTGCGCCAGGGCCAGATCCTGTACACCTACCTCCATCTTGCCCCCGACCCCGAACAGACGGCGGACCTCGTCAAGTCGGGCTGCACCGCGATCGCCTATGAAACCGTCACGGGTCCGGGCGGCTCGCTGCCGCTTCTCAAGCCGATGAGTCAGGTCGCGGGACGCATGAGCATCCAGGCGGGAGCCACGGCGCTGGAAAAGGCGCACGGCGGGCGCGGCGTGCTGCTCGGCGGCGTTCCTGGCGTGCTGCCCGGCAAGGTCGTCATCCTCGGCGGCGGCGTGGTCGGGTTCAACGCGGCCCAGATGGCTGCGGGACTCGGCGGGGACGTCGTCATCATGGATCGCAATCCCGAAGTGCTCGAAAAGGTCGGGACCCATTTCGAAGCCCGCGCGAGCACGCGCTTTTCCAACAAGGCCAACCTCGAGGAGGCCGTGGCCGAGGCCGACCTGGTCATCGGCGCCGTGCTGATTCCCGGCGCGGCGGCGCCGAAGCTGGTGACCCGCGAAATGCTCGGGACGATGAAATCCGGCGCAGTGCTGGTCGACGTCGCCATCGACCAGGGCGGCTGCTTCGAGACCAGCCACGCGACGACGCACGACGATCCGACTTACGTGATCGACGACGTCGTCCACTACTGCGTCGCCAACATGCCCGGCGCGGTCAGCCGCACGAGCACCTATGCGCTCAACAACGTCACCCTGCCGCACGCGCTGCGCATTGCCGATCTCGGCTGGAAGGAAGCCATGCGCCAGGACCCACACCTCGCCCAGGGGCTCAACGTCCACGCCGGCCGGGTGACCTACCCGGCTGTGGCCGAAGAACTCGGCTACGACCTCCTGCCGATCGAAGAAGCCATCGCCTAG
- a CDS encoding acyl-CoA thioesterase, translating into MGRASLSPTFTALPEHIDVYGHVNNAVWVRWMEDLATAHWTAVARPQDLDAYAWFVTRHEIDYRGNIAEGESCTGTTEIREGPSGARFDRYTTFRDDAGKVLVNAKTTWAMIDRASGRLMRVPAEVAEPFLPARA; encoded by the coding sequence ATGGGGCGAGCTTCGCTCAGCCCGACCTTTACCGCGCTGCCTGAGCACATCGACGTCTACGGCCACGTCAACAACGCCGTCTGGGTGCGCTGGATGGAGGACCTTGCCACGGCGCACTGGACGGCGGTGGCGCGCCCGCAGGACCTCGATGCCTACGCTTGGTTCGTGACCCGGCACGAGATCGATTATCGCGGCAATATCGCCGAGGGCGAGAGCTGCACGGGGACGACCGAGATCCGCGAAGGGCCCAGCGGAGCGCGTTTCGACCGCTACACCACCTTTCGCGATGACGCAGGCAAGGTCCTCGTCAACGCAAAGACGACCTGGGCGATGATCGATCGCGCTAGCGGGCGGTTGATGCGCGTGCCGGCCGAGGTAGCGGAGCCGTTCCTGCCCGCACGCGCCTAG
- a CDS encoding ATP-binding protein, translating into MRRFLPRSLLGQMLLAVAAALLVAQAISAVLIYRAQQARLEFGAANGLAFQLVAEPRIDYRSRAPSGSFGERGRMWRRLRLEHSETSPLRPGEKREAQREQLLRQILEEQGVTVGELVVTSRPVHSDPFVVARLQERSRWRSDEDWKNGDLIVAGLRKPDSDRWLVARVPVPTPDPRGIGSVIMQTLLLYVILVGGLGILLRRITRPLAALTRRLETFAETRETDGQLEPSGPEDTRRLIAAHNAMEARIAGLLDEKDVMLGAIGHDLKTPLSALRVRIESVTDDAERERMARSIEDISGTLDDILSLARVGRPSDPLEQTDLGALTADVVGEFEDMNEPVELAAGPRVAAPVRATWLRRALRNLIANAVRYGGKAEVSLRQGGDMAIIRVDDAGPGIPVDQIASMLEPFKRGEGSRNRSTGGAGLGLTIARAIAEQHGGQLVLANRPGGGLRAELRIPTKR; encoded by the coding sequence ATGCGCCGCTTCCTTCCCAGGAGCCTGCTTGGCCAGATGCTGCTCGCCGTGGCCGCCGCGCTGCTGGTGGCGCAGGCGATTTCGGCCGTGCTCATCTACCGGGCCCAGCAAGCGCGGCTCGAGTTCGGCGCCGCCAATGGCCTCGCCTTTCAGCTCGTGGCCGAACCGCGCATCGATTACAGGTCGCGCGCGCCATCCGGCTCGTTCGGCGAGCGCGGCCGGATGTGGCGCCGTCTGCGGCTCGAGCACAGCGAGACTTCGCCGCTCAGGCCGGGCGAGAAGCGCGAGGCGCAGCGCGAACAGCTGCTCCGGCAGATCCTCGAAGAACAGGGCGTCACCGTCGGCGAACTCGTCGTCACCAGCCGGCCCGTCCATTCCGATCCTTTCGTCGTCGCGCGCCTGCAGGAACGGTCGCGCTGGCGCAGCGATGAAGACTGGAAGAACGGCGATCTGATCGTGGCCGGGTTGCGCAAGCCGGATTCGGACCGCTGGCTCGTCGCGCGCGTACCCGTGCCGACCCCGGATCCGCGCGGGATCGGCTCGGTCATCATGCAGACGCTGCTCCTTTACGTCATACTGGTAGGCGGGCTCGGAATATTGCTGCGGCGCATCACGCGGCCGCTCGCCGCGCTCACCCGGCGGCTCGAGACGTTCGCCGAAACCCGCGAGACCGACGGCCAGCTCGAGCCCAGCGGGCCTGAAGACACGCGACGGCTGATCGCCGCGCATAACGCGATGGAAGCGCGCATCGCCGGCCTGCTCGACGAGAAGGATGTCATGCTCGGGGCCATCGGCCACGACCTCAAGACTCCGCTGTCGGCCCTGCGCGTGCGCATCGAATCGGTCACCGACGATGCCGAGCGCGAGCGCATGGCGCGCTCGATCGAGGACATCAGCGGCACGCTCGACGATATTCTCTCGCTGGCCCGGGTCGGGCGACCCAGCGACCCGCTCGAACAGACCGATCTCGGCGCGTTGACCGCCGACGTGGTCGGCGAATTCGAGGACATGAACGAACCGGTCGAGCTCGCCGCAGGCCCGCGCGTGGCCGCGCCGGTGCGCGCGACCTGGCTCCGGCGAGCGCTGCGAAATCTCATCGCCAATGCCGTGCGCTACGGTGGCAAGGCCGAGGTCTCGTTGCGCCAAGGGGGCGACATGGCGATCATCCGCGTCGACGATGCCGGGCCGGGCATCCCTGTGGACCAGATCGCCTCCATGCTCGAGCCGTTCAAGCGCGGCGAAGGCTCGCGCAACCGTTCGACCGGGGGGGCCGGCCTCGGTCTCACCATCGCCAGGGCCATTGCCGAGCAGCACGGCGGCCAACTCGTCCTGGCGAATCGGCCGGGCGGCGGACTGCGGGCGGAACTGCGCATCCCGACCAAGCGTTGA
- a CDS encoding substrate-binding domain-containing protein, whose product MKLSKSIAFASLSALALTACGSSGGGAARDSIHAVGSSTVYPFAKAVSETFARSNPDFKSPLIESTGTGGGMKLFCAGVGADTPDIADASRRMKPSEFADCQANGVTDIMEIQVGLDGIAFASTKGGITMNLTPAIVYKALAAKPYGKEQTAKTWHDVDPSLPDTPILVYGPPTTSGTRDALKELILEKGCTADPAMEALKESNKDQFDQTCTEIRSDGAYVDQGEQDNLIVQKIESNPKAIGVFGYSYLEENSDKLQDLPMNGVPATYDNISSFKYPGARPLYIYVKKAHLDAIPGLKEFVNEWTTQWAKDGPLAKIGLVAAPDDVLAKSEATIANGTTLTADDLK is encoded by the coding sequence ATGAAACTTTCCAAATCGATTGCTTTCGCTTCGCTCTCCGCTCTCGCTCTGACCGCCTGCGGAAGCAGCGGCGGCGGCGCGGCGCGGGATTCGATTCACGCCGTCGGCTCCTCGACCGTCTATCCCTTCGCCAAGGCCGTTTCGGAAACCTTCGCCCGCTCCAACCCCGACTTCAAGTCGCCGCTGATCGAATCGACCGGCACGGGCGGCGGGATGAAGCTGTTCTGCGCCGGCGTCGGTGCGGATACCCCCGACATCGCCGACGCCAGCCGCCGGATGAAGCCCAGCGAATTCGCCGATTGCCAGGCCAACGGCGTGACCGACATCATGGAAATCCAGGTCGGCCTCGATGGCATCGCCTTCGCATCGACGAAGGGCGGCATCACGATGAACCTGACTCCGGCGATCGTCTACAAGGCGCTGGCCGCCAAGCCCTATGGCAAGGAACAGACCGCCAAGACCTGGCACGACGTCGATCCCTCGCTTCCCGACACCCCCATCCTGGTTTACGGGCCGCCGACCACCTCGGGCACGCGCGACGCGCTCAAGGAGCTGATCCTCGAAAAGGGCTGCACCGCCGACCCGGCGATGGAAGCGCTCAAGGAATCGAACAAGGACCAGTTCGACCAGACCTGCACCGAAATCCGTTCCGACGGCGCCTATGTCGACCAGGGCGAGCAGGACAACCTGATCGTGCAGAAGATCGAGAGCAACCCGAAGGCCATCGGCGTGTTCGGCTATTCCTATCTCGAGGAGAATTCCGACAAGCTGCAGGACCTGCCGATGAACGGCGTGCCGGCGACCTACGACAACATCTCCAGCTTCAAGTACCCGGGCGCGCGCCCGCTCTACATCTACGTCAAGAAGGCGCACCTCGATGCCATCCCGGGCCTCAAGGAGTTCGTGAACGAGTGGACGACGCAGTGGGCCAAGGACGGCCCGCTGGCGAAGATCGGTCTCGTTGCCGCGCCCGACGACGTGCTTGCCAAGAGCGAGGCGACGATCGCCAACGGCACCACTCTGACGGCCGACGACCTCAAGTAA
- a CDS encoding SGNH/GDSL hydrolase family protein: MSIYTIGARGALFTAAALAFAASPASAKWVASWTAAPHAPLGTEGPFAAASYDNVTLTQVIRVTEGGSKLRVTFSNRYGPHPLAIGAARIAQIDDAGKEVPGTGRTLTFGGEAGAVIPRGAPFVSDAVDVDLPDLARMKVEIYLPEDTGPCTCHLTGQDELAVSPPGNFVGKSFTPVDTKQFRAFLSGVEVDSPDALGTIVAYGDSITDGVGSTPGANRRWPDILANRLQAAGKEWAVANQAISGNRVLAPGMGESALSRFDEDVLSLPNVKYMIVFEGVNDIGNAFGPKRPNQPGFPGLDQPKVTVEQMIAGFKQLIARAHEKGIKVIGAPIGPYKGASYWSEEGEAARQKINDWIVKGGAFDAVTRIDLAFADPNDTEQMREGYHIGDHLHGSDAGLKAVGDSIDLSLFD, translated from the coding sequence ATGAGCATTTACACCATCGGCGCCCGCGGCGCGCTGTTCACGGCCGCCGCCCTGGCCTTTGCGGCCAGTCCGGCCAGCGCCAAATGGGTCGCCAGCTGGACCGCTGCGCCGCATGCGCCGCTCGGCACCGAGGGGCCGTTCGCCGCGGCGAGCTATGACAACGTCACGCTGACGCAGGTCATCCGCGTGACCGAGGGCGGCAGCAAGCTGCGGGTGACCTTTTCCAATCGCTACGGCCCCCACCCGCTGGCCATCGGCGCGGCGCGGATCGCGCAGATCGACGATGCCGGCAAGGAGGTTCCCGGCACCGGTCGCACCTTGACCTTCGGCGGCGAGGCGGGAGCGGTGATTCCGCGCGGCGCCCCGTTCGTTTCCGACGCCGTCGACGTCGACCTGCCCGATCTGGCGCGGATGAAGGTCGAAATTTACCTGCCGGAAGACACCGGCCCCTGCACCTGCCACCTGACCGGGCAGGACGAGCTTGCCGTAAGCCCGCCGGGCAACTTCGTCGGCAAGTCCTTCACACCGGTCGATACCAAGCAGTTCAGGGCGTTCCTTTCGGGCGTGGAGGTGGATTCGCCCGATGCTCTCGGGACGATCGTCGCCTACGGCGATTCGATCACCGACGGCGTCGGCTCGACCCCCGGCGCCAATCGGCGCTGGCCCGATATCCTTGCCAACCGGTTGCAGGCCGCGGGCAAGGAGTGGGCCGTGGCCAATCAGGCGATCAGCGGCAACCGCGTGCTGGCCCCCGGCATGGGCGAGAGCGCGCTGAGCCGCTTCGACGAGGATGTGCTGAGCCTGCCGAACGTGAAGTACATGATCGTGTTCGAGGGTGTGAATGACATCGGCAACGCTTTCGGCCCCAAGCGGCCCAACCAGCCCGGCTTCCCTGGGCTCGATCAGCCGAAGGTCACGGTCGAGCAGATGATTGCCGGCTTCAAGCAGCTGATTGCCCGCGCGCACGAGAAGGGCATCAAGGTGATCGGCGCGCCGATCGGCCCCTACAAGGGCGCGAGCTACTGGTCCGAAGAGGGTGAGGCGGCGCGCCAGAAGATCAACGACTGGATCGTCAAAGGCGGCGCGTTCGACGCCGTGACGCGGATCGACCTCGCTTTCGCCGACCCGAACGACACCGAGCAGATGCGCGAGGGTTATCACATCGGCGACCACCTGCACGGCTCGGACGCCGGGCTCAAGGCGGTCGGAGATTCGATCGACCTGTCGCTATTCGACTAG
- a CDS encoding EF-hand domain-containing protein: MTKSIPLALATLTTTVLFAGTAFFASTPAEARAATAPAEMTRSALEARTAAAFKRRDANGDGKLDAADRAAMQKSRFAAMDADHDGSLSFEEFTAGHGKRGGEQGAHRGDRGKHGMAMRGHRGGARLGLRGMRNADSNKDGAVTLAELQAAALARFDAVDADKDGTISPAERKAQRDTMRDKWRERRAQRQG, encoded by the coding sequence ATGACGAAATCGATACCCCTCGCGCTGGCCACCCTCACGACCACGGTGCTGTTCGCCGGCACCGCATTCTTCGCCAGCACCCCGGCCGAGGCCCGCGCGGCCACGGCGCCCGCGGAAATGACCCGGTCGGCGCTCGAAGCCCGCACCGCCGCCGCGTTCAAGCGGCGCGACGCCAACGGCGACGGCAAGCTCGACGCAGCCGACCGCGCCGCGATGCAGAAGTCGCGCTTCGCGGCGATGGACGCCGACCACGACGGTTCGCTCAGCTTCGAAGAGTTCACCGCCGGGCACGGCAAGCGTGGCGGCGAGCAGGGCGCCCATCGCGGCGACCGCGGCAAGCATGGGATGGCGATGCGCGGCCATCGCGGCGGCGCTCGGCTCGGCCTGCGAGGCATGCGCAACGCCGACTCCAACAAGGACGGAGCGGTGACGCTGGCCGAGCTGCAGGCCGCCGCGCTCGCCCGCTTCGACGCCGTCGATGCCGACAAGGACGGCACGATTTCCCCCGCCGAACGCAAGGCGCAGCGCGACACGATGCGTGACAAGTGGCGCGAGCGTCGTGCACAACGTCAGGGCTGA
- a CDS encoding S9 family peptidase, producing the protein MGRMNDNSLLAPPIAAKKPSSITHHGITVSDDYAWLRDAGYPTVADKEVLAHLAAENAWFEARMKPHERTIEALFKEMRGRIKEADKSVPQKDGDYLYWIEYEDGAEYKKWWRRPVAGSPDELILDEVALAEGKEYFRLGALSVSKDGRLLAYSVDDNGSERFTAKIKDLATGEHLPDEIPGTLSSLVWVAGDTGLVYSLANENWRTDNVRLHWLGRPIDSDVELYHEDDEGFRVGASLSAQEDWIVISAGDHETRECWLVPAAEPTAAPRLVRAREKGVEYDVDVREGTVWAHANDTHENFRVATAPLEAPDAWETLIEGTDEFYLTGFELFRDFYVVEGRLGGLDRVEIRYYDDPARIEPVAFPEASYSAGTGSNPEYDQTVLRMSYESMISPASTYDYHVAERRLELLKRQEIPSGYDRDLYATDRLEIAARDGTPIPVSVMYRKDRKAPGPLHLYGYGAYGIAIPPGFSTTRLSLVDRGFAYAIAHIRGGDDMGRAWYKAGKLESRVNTFTDFVDVAKGLIDRGLTEAGRISISGGSAGGELMGAVVNSNPELWGAVVAHVPFVDVLATMLDATLPLTPGEWPEWGNPIEDREAFELIQSYSPYDNVRAQPYPPMLVTAGLNDPRVTYWEPAKWVARLRELKTDDHELLLKTNMGAGHGGKSGRFQSLHETAEEMAFILWQMGVAA; encoded by the coding sequence ATGGGCCGCATGAACGACAATTCCCTGCTCGCCCCGCCGATCGCGGCGAAGAAGCCCTCCAGCATTACCCACCACGGCATAACGGTCAGCGACGACTACGCCTGGCTGCGCGATGCGGGCTATCCGACGGTCGCGGACAAGGAGGTGCTCGCCCACCTCGCCGCCGAGAACGCCTGGTTCGAGGCGCGGATGAAGCCCCACGAGCGAACGATCGAGGCGCTGTTCAAGGAAATGCGCGGGCGGATCAAGGAAGCGGACAAGTCGGTGCCGCAGAAGGACGGCGACTACCTCTACTGGATCGAATACGAGGACGGCGCCGAGTACAAGAAGTGGTGGCGCAGGCCGGTGGCCGGCAGCCCCGACGAGCTGATCCTCGACGAGGTCGCGCTGGCGGAGGGCAAGGAGTACTTTCGGCTCGGCGCGCTCTCGGTCAGCAAGGACGGGCGCTTGCTGGCCTATTCGGTCGACGACAACGGCTCGGAACGCTTCACCGCCAAGATCAAGGACCTCGCCACCGGCGAACACTTGCCCGACGAAATCCCCGGCACGCTGTCCTCGCTCGTCTGGGTCGCGGGGGATACGGGTCTCGTCTACTCGCTGGCCAACGAGAACTGGCGCACCGACAACGTCCGTTTGCACTGGCTGGGCCGGCCGATCGACAGCGACGTCGAGCTCTACCACGAGGACGACGAGGGCTTCCGGGTCGGCGCCTCGCTCTCGGCGCAGGAGGACTGGATTGTGATATCGGCGGGCGACCACGAAACCAGGGAATGCTGGCTGGTCCCGGCCGCTGAGCCGACCGCGGCGCCGCGGCTCGTCAGGGCGCGCGAGAAGGGGGTCGAATACGATGTCGACGTGCGCGAAGGCACCGTCTGGGCCCACGCCAACGACACCCACGAGAACTTCCGCGTCGCCACCGCCCCGCTCGAAGCGCCGGACGCTTGGGAGACACTGATCGAGGGAACCGACGAATTCTACCTCACCGGCTTCGAGCTGTTCCGCGACTTCTATGTCGTCGAAGGCCGGCTGGGCGGGCTCGACCGGGTCGAGATCCGCTACTACGACGATCCGGCGCGGATTGAGCCGGTCGCGTTTCCCGAAGCGAGCTACAGCGCCGGAACCGGGAGCAATCCCGAATACGACCAAACCGTGCTGCGCATGTCCTACGAGAGCATGATCAGCCCGGCGAGCACCTACGACTATCACGTCGCCGAACGGCGGCTCGAACTGCTCAAGCGGCAGGAAATTCCCTCGGGCTACGACCGCGATCTCTACGCCACCGACCGGCTCGAGATCGCCGCTCGCGACGGCACGCCGATCCCGGTCAGCGTGATGTACCGCAAGGACCGCAAGGCCCCCGGGCCGCTGCACCTCTACGGCTACGGCGCCTATGGCATCGCCATCCCGCCGGGTTTTTCGACCACCCGCCTCAGCCTGGTCGATCGGGGCTTCGCTTATGCCATCGCGCACATCCGCGGCGGCGACGACATGGGACGCGCCTGGTACAAGGCGGGCAAGCTCGAAAGCCGGGTCAACACCTTCACCGACTTCGTCGACGTGGCGAAGGGGCTGATCGACCGCGGGCTGACCGAAGCCGGCCGAATCTCGATTTCCGGCGGCTCGGCCGGCGGGGAGCTGATGGGCGCGGTGGTCAATTCGAACCCCGAGCTGTGGGGCGCGGTGGTGGCGCACGTGCCGTTCGTCGACGTGCTGGCGACGATGCTCGACGCAACGCTGCCGCTGACCCCGGGCGAATGGCCCGAATGGGGCAATCCGATCGAGGACCGCGAGGCGTTCGAGCTGATCCAGTCCTACAGCCCCTACGACAACGTGCGCGCGCAGCCCTATCCGCCGATGCTGGTGACCGCCGGGCTCAACGACCCGCGCGTCACCTACTGGGAACCGGCCAAGTGGGTCGCCCGCCTGCGCGAGCTCAAGACCGACGACCACGAACTGCTGCTGAAAACCAACATGGGCGCGGGGCACGGCGGCAAGTCGGGCCGTTTCCAGAGCCTGCACGAGACGGCCGAGGAGATGGCGTTCATTCTTTGGCAGATGGGCGTCGCAGCGTGA
- a CDS encoding response regulator: protein MSTETAPTRLLLVDDEPSLREPLAEYLTRQGFVVRQAEDAAKARSALLEDTPDLVLLDIMMPGEDGLSLCRHLTETKNLPVILLTAKGEAMDRIVGLEIGADDYVAKPFEPRELVARIRSVLRRIAKGGPPPEENALYQFDGWVLDPLKRKLTDPHGAVVPISSAEFRLLVAFLGHPRQVLDRDRLLDMVQGREAHLFDRAVDNQVSRLRRKMEADSRDPKLIQTVWGGGYRLAADVRRVAPERD from the coding sequence GTGAGCACGGAAACGGCTCCCACCCGGCTGCTGCTCGTCGACGACGAACCGAGCCTGCGCGAACCCCTGGCGGAGTACCTCACTCGCCAGGGGTTCGTCGTGCGCCAGGCCGAGGACGCAGCGAAGGCGCGATCCGCCTTGCTCGAGGATACCCCCGACCTTGTCCTGCTCGACATCATGATGCCGGGCGAAGACGGCCTGTCGCTGTGCCGCCACCTGACCGAGACCAAGAACCTGCCCGTCATCCTGCTGACCGCCAAAGGCGAGGCGATGGACCGCATAGTCGGGCTCGAAATCGGCGCCGACGACTATGTGGCCAAGCCTTTCGAGCCGCGCGAGCTGGTCGCCCGAATCCGTTCGGTCCTGCGCCGCATCGCCAAGGGCGGTCCACCGCCGGAGGAGAACGCGCTCTACCAGTTCGACGGCTGGGTGCTCGATCCGCTCAAGCGCAAGCTGACCGACCCGCACGGGGCGGTCGTGCCCATCTCCTCGGCCGAGTTCCGCCTGCTCGTCGCCTTTCTCGGCCATCCGCGCCAGGTCCTAGACCGTGACCGGCTGCTCGACATGGTGCAGGGCCGCGAGGCCCACCTGTTCGACCGCGCCGTCGACAACCAGGTCAGCCGCCTGCGCCGCAAGATGGAGGCCGACAGCCGCGATCCGAAACTTATCCAGACGGTCTGGGGCGGGGGTTACCGTCTCGCCGCCGATGTCCGCCGGGTCGCGCCGGAGCGCGACTGA